The following proteins are encoded in a genomic region of Reichenbachiella sp.:
- a CDS encoding phytase, with the protein MKRLLTTSYLGIIVAILSLSCTASENKPKANVLTPKIVTQPVKYDTDDPAIWVNEDQPEASLILGTDKNEDGALYVFDIKGNIIEDKVVRGLKRPNNVDIEEFEFEDGTEIHIAVLTERLTNKIRIFSVPDMKAIDNEGIEVFVGEADRAPMGISLYKRESDDAIFAIVSRKSGPADNYLWQYKLTGNEDGTIGAEKVRTFGQYSGKFEIEAIAVDDEHGYVYYSDEAIGVRKYHADPDMGNEQLALFATEGFASDHEGISIYKTDIGTGYIIVSDQQANKFQLFNRAGTKTNPHDHQLVKVIDVSTNESDGSEVTNASLGDLFPRGLFVAMSDNKTFQLYAWEDIAGDDLIIAPDGLPEHTKNAIQPKYVTEPVVYDTDDPAIWINAKDPSQSLIIGTDKEVGGGLYVYDLHGKIVNKALGLGRPNNVDLAYSFKIGDKSTDLVITTERENDQVRIFSFPDLQPVDNGGILVFEGEEEKGPMGVAFYTAPDATLYAIVGRKDGPSDGYLWQYKVEDAGDGNVKLTKVRAFGQYSGVKEIEAIAVDNELGYVYYSDEDFGIRKYYADPAKGNDELALFGQEDFGRDIEGISIYKYDDKTGYILVSDQQVGTFNIYPREGTAGNVHDHRRIKAVEVMTLESDGSDVTSANLGEEFPSGIFVAMSTDKTFHIYDWRDIAGKDLGSK; encoded by the coding sequence ATGAAAAGACTTTTGACAACATCTTACCTGGGCATTATTGTGGCAATTCTAAGCCTGTCATGTACTGCAAGTGAGAATAAACCTAAGGCCAATGTACTTACTCCTAAAATAGTAACCCAACCAGTAAAATATGACACCGATGATCCAGCCATTTGGGTGAATGAAGATCAGCCGGAAGCTAGTTTGATATTAGGCACAGATAAAAATGAAGATGGAGCACTATATGTATTCGATATTAAAGGAAATATTATCGAAGATAAGGTCGTAAGAGGCCTTAAGCGTCCAAACAATGTTGATATTGAAGAGTTTGAATTTGAGGATGGTACTGAGATACACATTGCCGTATTGACTGAGCGCCTGACCAATAAAATCAGAATATTTTCTGTCCCTGATATGAAGGCAATTGACAATGAAGGAATAGAAGTTTTTGTAGGTGAAGCCGACCGCGCGCCTATGGGTATTTCGCTCTATAAACGAGAGTCTGATGATGCCATTTTTGCCATAGTGAGTAGAAAGTCTGGCCCTGCAGATAATTACCTTTGGCAATATAAGTTGACGGGAAATGAAGACGGAACTATAGGTGCCGAAAAAGTCAGAACTTTTGGTCAGTACAGTGGTAAATTTGAAATTGAAGCCATAGCTGTGGATGATGAGCATGGCTACGTATATTATTCAGATGAGGCCATTGGTGTGAGAAAATATCATGCAGATCCTGATATGGGCAACGAGCAACTGGCATTATTCGCTACCGAAGGGTTTGCAAGTGATCATGAAGGGATTAGTATATATAAAACTGATATTGGTACAGGCTATATCATAGTATCCGACCAGCAGGCCAACAAATTTCAACTATTCAATAGAGCAGGTACTAAAACCAACCCACACGACCATCAACTGGTCAAGGTGATAGACGTGTCTACCAATGAAAGTGATGGATCTGAAGTGACGAATGCTTCACTAGGTGATTTGTTTCCTCGTGGACTTTTTGTAGCCATGTCAGACAATAAGACATTTCAACTCTACGCTTGGGAGGACATCGCTGGCGATGATTTGATCATTGCACCAGATGGACTTCCAGAACATACCAAAAATGCCATTCAGCCAAAATATGTTACTGAACCAGTAGTCTATGATACTGACGATCCGGCTATTTGGATTAATGCTAAAGATCCTTCTCAAAGCTTGATTATAGGAACTGATAAGGAAGTAGGAGGTGGATTGTATGTATACGATCTTCACGGTAAGATAGTAAATAAGGCTCTGGGTTTAGGCAGACCCAATAATGTTGACCTGGCCTACAGTTTTAAAATAGGAGACAAATCTACTGATTTAGTAATTACTACAGAGAGAGAGAATGATCAGGTGAGGATATTCAGCTTTCCTGATTTGCAACCGGTTGATAATGGCGGCATCCTGGTGTTTGAAGGTGAAGAAGAGAAGGGACCTATGGGTGTTGCCTTTTATACGGCTCCCGATGCTACACTGTATGCCATAGTGGGCAGAAAGGATGGTCCATCGGATGGATATCTGTGGCAGTACAAAGTTGAAGACGCTGGCGATGGAAATGTGAAACTGACCAAAGTAAGAGCATTCGGACAATACAGCGGGGTTAAGGAGATAGAAGCTATAGCAGTAGACAACGAGTTGGGATATGTTTATTATTCCGATGAGGACTTTGGAATAAGAAAGTATTATGCCGACCCGGCCAAAGGAAACGATGAACTGGCACTCTTTGGTCAGGAGGATTTTGGGAGAGATATAGAAGGGATTAGTATTTACAAATACGATGACAAAACCGGCTACATTTTAGTCTCTGATCAGCAGGTGGGTACGTTCAATATCTATCCTCGAGAAGGTACAGCAGGCAATGTGCACGACCATCGACGAATTAAAGCAGTAGAAGTAATGACACTTGAAAGTGATGGATCGGACGTGACATCAGCTAACCTTGGTGAAGAATTTCCGAGCGGAATTTTTGTAGCCATGTCTACAGACAAAACCTTTCATATTTATGATTGGAGAGATATTGCCGGGAAAGATTTAGGTTCAAAATAG
- a CDS encoding PfkB family carbohydrate kinase, whose protein sequence is MAKICTIGHITKDRVITRESERYMPGGTAFYFSKALNQLDNDFELITAVGSEEKNVLKQLADEGISIVALESDHTVFFENIYGENQDNREQNVLAKASPFTTMNLPKVDADYFHLGPLLNDDISLDSIKHLATKGKVSLDIQGFLRYTKNQEVLHADWKDKKEGLAYIHTLKANESETRIISGKEDFEEAAYVLADLGVKEVIITLGSHGSMIYADGEFHKIPAYAPKAIVDATGCGDTYMAGYLHKRQSGASISEAGNFGAAMATINIQSFGPFSANVSEVESLISLAEILD, encoded by the coding sequence ATGGCAAAAATTTGTACGATAGGTCATATCACAAAAGACAGAGTAATCACGAGAGAATCAGAAAGGTACATGCCTGGTGGAACAGCATTTTATTTTAGCAAAGCGCTGAACCAATTGGACAATGACTTTGAGCTAATCACTGCCGTAGGTAGTGAAGAAAAAAATGTATTAAAACAGCTGGCTGATGAAGGAATTTCGATCGTTGCGCTAGAAAGCGACCATACTGTCTTTTTTGAAAATATCTATGGTGAAAATCAGGATAATAGAGAGCAAAATGTATTAGCGAAAGCATCACCATTTACTACAATGAACCTACCAAAAGTAGACGCAGATTATTTCCATTTGGGACCATTATTGAATGATGACATTTCATTAGACTCTATTAAACACCTGGCGACAAAAGGCAAAGTATCTTTGGACATTCAGGGTTTTTTGAGATACACCAAAAACCAGGAAGTGCTACACGCTGACTGGAAGGATAAAAAAGAAGGGCTCGCTTATATTCACACACTAAAAGCCAATGAATCAGAAACACGAATCATTTCCGGCAAGGAAGATTTTGAAGAAGCCGCTTATGTGCTAGCTGATTTAGGCGTGAAAGAAGTAATTATCACATTGGGTAGTCATGGTTCGATGATTTATGCGGATGGGGAATTTCACAAAATCCCGGCTTATGCCCCCAAGGCTATTGTAGATGCCACTGGATGTGGAGATACATATATGGCTGGTTACCTCCACAAAAGACAAAGTGGTGCTTCTATCTCGGAAGCGGGTAATTTTGGAGCAGCCATGGCGACCATCAATATTCAGTCTTTTGGCCCATTTAGTGCCAATGTAAGTGAGGTAGAAAGCCTGATCTCTCTGGCGGAAATCCTCGACTAA
- the pafA gene encoding alkaline phosphatase PafA, whose amino-acid sequence MMIIIFAIGVNVFAQSQNKPKLVVGIVVDQMRQEYLYRYNEHFSEGGFKRLMSEGFMLKNAHYNYIPTKTGPGHASIYTGTTPKDHGIILNEWYNPKTNAEINCVDDFEVQTVGSKSDKGEFSPRHLLAPTITDQLKLSTQSRSKVVSISIKNRGAILPGGHMPDGAYWYDGDNGNFVTSTYYADKLPSWVKKFNQRKLADQYLSGKWETLLPVEEYKASGPDDAPFEEIFQGSTKSVLPYHLSQWPEEEKYDLLLETPFGNTILKELALEAIINEEIGTHDETDFLAISFSSTDKVGHAFGPQSVEIQDTYLKLDRDLAEIFSKLDVQVGKGNYLVFLTADHAVAENPDFLKSKGMISGFYNEPQISKDLNQLLKNQFGFEGLVEHFSDGQLYLNDELIQSNKLNKTEVVTTSYDFLADLAEVSDILLAEDLRRLSFAEDQKAMVQRGYHWHRSGDITVLYQPTYIEHKEAGTTHGSGFTYDTHVPLLWYGWNIPQGYSYQYHAITEIAPTLAFLLDIKLPDAATGQPILEILK is encoded by the coding sequence ATGATGATCATCATTTTTGCGATTGGGGTTAATGTATTTGCTCAATCTCAAAATAAGCCCAAGCTAGTAGTTGGGATAGTGGTGGATCAGATGAGACAAGAGTATTTGTATCGCTACAACGAACACTTTAGCGAAGGCGGATTCAAGAGATTGATGAGCGAAGGTTTTATGCTGAAAAATGCGCATTACAATTATATACCTACCAAGACTGGACCAGGTCATGCTTCAATATATACGGGTACAACTCCTAAAGACCACGGGATCATATTAAATGAATGGTATAATCCGAAAACAAACGCTGAGATCAATTGTGTAGATGATTTTGAGGTACAAACAGTGGGATCCAAATCGGATAAAGGTGAGTTTTCGCCGCGCCACCTACTAGCTCCTACTATTACCGATCAATTGAAATTGTCTACACAAAGTAGGTCTAAAGTAGTTTCCATATCGATCAAAAACAGAGGAGCTATTTTACCAGGTGGGCATATGCCTGATGGGGCTTATTGGTATGATGGCGATAATGGCAACTTCGTGACCAGTACTTACTACGCCGACAAACTACCCTCTTGGGTGAAAAAATTTAACCAGAGAAAGTTGGCTGATCAATATCTGTCTGGAAAGTGGGAGACTTTGCTGCCAGTTGAAGAGTATAAAGCCAGCGGACCTGATGACGCTCCTTTCGAAGAGATTTTCCAAGGGTCAACCAAATCAGTTTTGCCGTACCACCTTTCTCAATGGCCAGAGGAAGAGAAATATGATTTACTCTTGGAAACCCCATTTGGTAATACGATTCTGAAAGAATTGGCATTAGAGGCTATTATTAATGAGGAAATAGGTACTCACGATGAAACAGATTTTTTGGCGATTAGTTTTTCAAGTACTGACAAGGTAGGACATGCATTTGGACCGCAATCGGTTGAAATTCAGGATACTTATCTGAAGTTGGATAGAGATTTGGCGGAGATATTTTCCAAACTCGATGTACAGGTTGGCAAGGGCAATTATTTGGTCTTCCTAACGGCTGACCATGCCGTTGCAGAAAATCCAGACTTCTTGAAATCAAAAGGAATGATATCTGGTTTTTACAACGAGCCTCAAATATCAAAGGATTTGAATCAATTGCTTAAAAATCAGTTTGGATTCGAGGGATTAGTTGAGCATTTCTCTGACGGTCAACTTTATTTGAATGATGAGCTCATTCAATCCAACAAGCTTAATAAAACAGAAGTGGTGACTACATCATATGATTTTTTGGCTGATCTTGCTGAAGTAAGTGATATTTTGCTAGCTGAAGATTTGAGAAGACTTAGTTTTGCTGAAGATCAAAAAGCCATGGTACAGCGAGGATATCATTGGCATCGCTCAGGCGATATTACGGTGCTGTATCAACCTACATACATTGAACATAAAGAGGCTGGGACCACTCATGGTAGCGGGTTTACTTACGATACGCATGTGCCATTGTTGTGGTATGGTTGGAACATCCCACAAGGATATTCTTATCAATATCATGCGATCACGGAGATAGCCCCTACTTTAGCTTTTTTATTGGATATCAAACTTCCAGACGCCGCTACTGGTCAGCCGATATTGGAAATTTTAAAATAA
- a CDS encoding PepSY-like domain-containing protein, with protein sequence MIELRVKSIWKWLLICLVSCTADSVPDSVKRKFLEIEPSAYSIRWVNDGDIYKVYYKLKDKDKVTSYFDFDGNWMETETEIAVSELSEAVLQVLQVKFSEYEIVDIEIVNTSDGQVLYEVDLSKESKTYDILFDTTGRILRKKI encoded by the coding sequence ATGATTGAATTAAGAGTAAAATCAATTTGGAAATGGCTACTCATCTGCCTGGTCTCCTGCACAGCTGACAGCGTACCAGATTCGGTGAAAAGAAAGTTTTTGGAAATTGAACCATCGGCCTACAGTATTCGCTGGGTCAATGATGGAGACATCTACAAAGTCTATTACAAATTGAAAGACAAAGACAAAGTCACCTCTTATTTCGATTTCGATGGCAATTGGATGGAAACCGAAACGGAGATTGCTGTAAGCGAGCTAAGTGAAGCTGTTCTTCAGGTTCTTCAGGTCAAATTTTCAGAATATGAAATTGTCGATATCGAAATTGTCAATACATCTGACGGACAAGTGCTCTATGAAGTGGATTTAAGTAAGGAAAGTAAAACATATGATATTCTTTTTGATACCACAGGGCGCATTTTAAGAAAAAAAATTTAA